From the Oceanicaulis alexandrii DSM 11625 genome, one window contains:
- the murG gene encoding undecaprenyldiphospho-muramoylpentapeptide beta-N-acetylglucosaminyltransferase, with the protein MTPKRLLIAAGGTGGHMFPARAAADALIARGWSVKLVTDARGAKHARDFPGDGVTEIEASSPFSKNPVKMAQSVLKLTTGVFQARRILAEYQPHVVAGFGGYPAFPVLTAAWMNSVPRVIHEQNAVLGRVNRLFAGSVVSVASGFTRLDKMPDSAVHAVTGNPVRAQVLQAREVEYKPPQPGGEIRLLVLGGSLGARILSETVPRAVAALPEDLRLRLKVVQQTREESLDSARAIYADAGVQAELSPFFRDMGRLYAETHLVISRSGASSVSEISAIGRPALFVPLAIAMDDHQTANAQGLVKVGAADMMTEAEFTVDNLRARLETLLADGEALDARARLARTEGRPDAHERLADLIIQAAEPKT; encoded by the coding sequence GTGACCCCGAAACGATTGCTCATCGCCGCCGGGGGAACCGGCGGCCACATGTTTCCCGCACGCGCCGCCGCCGACGCCCTGATCGCGCGCGGCTGGTCGGTCAAGCTGGTGACCGACGCGCGCGGCGCCAAGCATGCGCGCGATTTTCCCGGTGACGGCGTGACCGAGATCGAGGCGTCCAGCCCGTTCTCCAAAAACCCGGTCAAGATGGCGCAGTCCGTTCTGAAGCTCACCACCGGCGTTTTCCAGGCGCGCCGCATTCTGGCGGAATATCAGCCCCACGTGGTGGCGGGGTTTGGCGGCTATCCGGCCTTTCCGGTGCTGACGGCGGCGTGGATGAACTCCGTTCCGCGCGTCATCCATGAACAGAACGCCGTACTGGGGCGGGTGAACCGTCTGTTCGCCGGCTCGGTGGTCAGCGTCGCGTCCGGCTTCACGCGTCTCGACAAGATGCCTGACTCAGCCGTGCATGCGGTGACGGGTAATCCGGTGCGCGCCCAGGTGCTTCAGGCGCGTGAGGTTGAGTATAAACCGCCGCAGCCGGGCGGGGAGATCCGGCTTCTGGTGCTGGGCGGCTCGCTCGGCGCCCGCATCCTGTCTGAAACCGTGCCGCGCGCGGTCGCCGCCCTGCCAGAAGACCTGCGTCTGCGCCTGAAAGTGGTGCAGCAAACGCGCGAGGAAAGCCTCGACAGCGCCCGCGCGATATACGCCGACGCCGGGGTTCAGGCCGAGCTCAGCCCGTTCTTTCGCGATATGGGCCGGCTTTACGCCGAGACCCATCTGGTGATCTCGCGTTCGGGCGCGTCGTCCGTGTCTGAAATCTCAGCCATTGGCCGTCCGGCCCTGTTCGTGCCGCTGGCCATCGCCATGGATGATCACCAGACGGCCAATGCGCAAGGGCTGGTCAAGGTCGGCGCGGCGGACATGATGACCGAGGCGGAATTCACCGTCGATAATCTGCGGGCGCGGCTTGAAACCCTGTTGGCGGACGGCGAAGCTCTGGACGCGCGTGCGCGCCTGGCGCGGACCGAAGGCCGACCCGACGCGCATGAACGTCTTGCTGATCTGATTATACAAGCTGCGGAGCCGAAAACCTGA
- a CDS encoding FtsW/RodA/SpoVE family cell cycle protein, with protein sequence MSTRRKAGLWSGLDRPILVIVIFLMAIGIVLAFAASPAAAERASWIDDPFYYLYRQLFFAGVGLAILAFVSALSVTGVRRFAGLALVGALIALVLVLIIGADVKGATRWIRVGTFSLQPSEFLKPAFVVIAAWLFAEEDRGAPAPGRLIAFGFYGLSVLLLMLQPDFGQTVLISLVFGALLWAGGLSWLHTTILGVLAVIGGGGAYLALPHVRDRILDFIGPGGERTQTETALDAMSRGGVWGAGPGEGQVKHLLPEAHTDFVFSVAAEEYGLIASLAIIGLYALLFARAWMLSLRLTDPFAQLATSGLALLFALQALVNIGVNLDIAPPTGMTLPFISYGGSSMLALCFSAGLLLALTRRRPGAYAHRARQGALSA encoded by the coding sequence ATGAGCACCCGTCGCAAGGCCGGATTGTGGAGCGGACTGGACCGCCCGATTCTGGTCATCGTGATCTTTTTGATGGCGATCGGGATTGTTCTGGCCTTCGCCGCCAGTCCTGCGGCGGCCGAGCGCGCATCCTGGATCGATGACCCGTTCTATTATCTGTACCGCCAGTTGTTCTTTGCGGGTGTGGGGCTGGCCATCTTGGCGTTCGTCTCGGCGCTCTCGGTGACCGGCGTGCGGCGCTTTGCGGGGCTGGCTCTTGTGGGCGCCCTGATCGCGCTGGTTCTGGTGCTGATCATCGGCGCGGACGTGAAGGGCGCGACGCGCTGGATCCGTGTAGGCACGTTTTCACTGCAGCCGTCGGAGTTTCTCAAACCTGCGTTCGTGGTGATCGCCGCCTGGCTGTTCGCCGAGGAGGATCGCGGCGCGCCGGCGCCCGGCCGCCTGATCGCGTTCGGCTTTTACGGGCTGTCTGTTCTCTTGCTGATGCTCCAGCCCGATTTTGGCCAGACCGTACTGATCTCGCTGGTGTTCGGCGCTTTGCTTTGGGCCGGCGGTCTGTCCTGGCTGCACACCACGATTCTGGGCGTTCTGGCGGTCATCGGCGGCGGCGGCGCCTATCTGGCGCTGCCCCATGTGCGAGACCGTATCCTGGACTTCATCGGCCCGGGCGGCGAGCGCACCCAGACTGAAACCGCGCTCGACGCCATGTCGCGCGGAGGGGTCTGGGGCGCGGGGCCGGGTGAGGGCCAGGTCAAGCATTTGCTGCCTGAAGCGCACACCGACTTCGTCTTCTCCGTGGCGGCGGAGGAATATGGGCTGATCGCCTCGCTGGCGATCATCGGGCTGTATGCGCTGTTGTTCGCGCGGGCCTGGATGTTGTCGCTGCGGCTGACCGATCCGTTCGCCCAGCTCGCCACCTCCGGGCTGGCGCTGCTCTTCGCGCTGCAGGCGCTTGTGAATATCGGAGTGAATCTCGATATCGCGCCCCCCACCGGCATGACCTTGCCCTTCATCTCCTATGGAGGCTCGTCCATGCTGGCTTTGTGTTTCTCCGCCGGCTTGCTGCTGGCGTTGACCCGTCGTCGTCCGGGCGCCTATGCGCATCGGGCTCGCCAAGGAGCGTTATCCGCGTGA
- the mraY gene encoding phospho-N-acetylmuramoyl-pentapeptide-transferase yields MLYLLLSPFAEQFQALNLINYLTFRTGAAMMTAFVLALAIGNPFIGWLRTKGSQPIRTDGPESHIVAKAGTPTMGGFIILAGILAGTLIWADISNPYLWVVIFVTAGFGGIGFIDDWRKVTQKSTEGLSGKGKLILQFIIAAIAVVAMVYLLDTAPDTPDNFATSVAVPFFKDLMVPLSYAFYLFGMVVIVGASNAVNLTDGLDGLAIVPVMIAAASFGFIAYFVGSSVYSEYLFLNFTPGTGELSVICGAMIGAGLGFLWYNAPPAMVFMGDTGSLSLGGAIGTIAVAVKHEIVLVIIGGLFVLEAVSVMVQVASFKLTGKRVFRMAPIHHHFEKLGWAEPTIVIRFWIIAFVLALIGLSTLKLR; encoded by the coding sequence ATGCTTTATCTCTTGCTGTCTCCGTTTGCAGAACAGTTTCAGGCCCTTAACCTGATCAATTACCTGACGTTCCGCACCGGCGCCGCGATGATGACCGCCTTTGTTCTGGCGCTCGCCATCGGCAATCCCTTCATCGGCTGGCTGCGCACCAAGGGCAGCCAGCCGATTCGCACCGATGGACCGGAAAGCCATATCGTCGCCAAGGCGGGCACCCCCACCATGGGCGGGTTCATCATTCTGGCGGGCATACTGGCGGGGACGCTGATCTGGGCGGACATCTCCAACCCCTATCTGTGGGTGGTGATCTTCGTGACCGCAGGCTTTGGCGGCATCGGCTTCATCGACGACTGGCGCAAGGTCACCCAGAAATCCACTGAAGGCCTGTCGGGCAAGGGCAAGCTGATCCTGCAATTCATCATCGCCGCGATCGCGGTGGTGGCCATGGTCTACCTGCTCGATACGGCGCCGGACACGCCGGACAATTTCGCGACGTCTGTGGCCGTGCCCTTCTTCAAGGATCTGATGGTCCCGCTCAGCTACGCCTTCTACCTGTTCGGCATGGTGGTGATCGTGGGCGCGTCCAACGCCGTGAACCTGACGGACGGGCTGGATGGCCTCGCCATCGTGCCGGTGATGATCGCAGCGGCAAGTTTCGGCTTCATCGCCTATTTCGTCGGCTCCTCGGTGTATTCTGAATACCTGTTCCTGAACTTCACCCCCGGCACCGGCGAATTGTCGGTGATCTGCGGGGCGATGATCGGCGCGGGTCTGGGCTTTCTGTGGTACAACGCCCCGCCCGCCATGGTGTTCATGGGCGATACCGGTTCGCTGTCGCTGGGCGGCGCTATCGGCACGATTGCGGTGGCGGTCAAGCACGAGATCGTGCTGGTGATCATCGGCGGCCTGTTCGTGCTGGAAGCGGTGTCGGTCATGGTCCAGGTCGCCAGCTTCAAGCTGACGGGCAAGCGCGTCTTCCGCATGGCGCCGATCCACCACCATTTCGAGAAGCTGGGCTGGGCGGAACCCACCATTGTGATCCGGTTCTGGATCATCGCCTTCGTGCTCGCCCTGATTGGCCTGTCCACTCTGAAACTTCGTTAG